In Arthrobacter sp. SLBN-83, one DNA window encodes the following:
- a CDS encoding type II secretion system F family protein: protein MTPLFTLVLCAAVLLLLKPPLDAASRLRAATRSSSKSPALPRIRKLPWARAAGGNAKTTRQPGLTLVVQQLAALLRGGRTPGRLWDELWTVYGVPNGNGQPHWGPLHPGSALSEGSAAVLASARAAAATGAPVAEAIRRALPTAFKGRDREARTWSQLAACFDIAEASGCPLADVLARFAAQLEAEDDADAARQTALAGPKATVRLLTWLPLMGLGLGAALGVDPLATLLGTPPGLAALLGGAVLTVAGRAWSARLVAAAAGSGTP, encoded by the coding sequence GTGACTCCTCTCTTCACCCTGGTGCTGTGCGCTGCTGTGCTGTTGCTCCTCAAGCCGCCCCTGGATGCTGCCTCCAGGCTGCGGGCAGCAACCAGGAGCAGTTCCAAATCGCCCGCGCTTCCAAGGATTCGGAAACTGCCGTGGGCCAGGGCGGCCGGCGGAAACGCCAAAACGACGAGACAGCCCGGCCTGACCCTGGTGGTGCAGCAGCTTGCGGCGCTGCTCAGGGGTGGACGAACACCTGGGCGTCTGTGGGACGAACTCTGGACGGTCTACGGCGTCCCCAACGGGAACGGGCAGCCGCATTGGGGGCCACTCCACCCCGGCTCGGCGCTCTCAGAGGGATCAGCTGCCGTACTCGCGTCCGCGCGGGCGGCTGCCGCAACGGGAGCTCCCGTAGCCGAAGCCATCCGGCGGGCACTGCCCACAGCCTTCAAGGGCAGGGACAGGGAGGCCCGGACCTGGTCCCAGCTCGCTGCCTGCTTCGACATCGCAGAAGCCAGCGGATGTCCGCTCGCCGACGTGCTGGCGCGCTTTGCGGCCCAGCTCGAAGCGGAGGATGACGCAGACGCGGCGCGGCAAACAGCCCTCGCCGGGCCCAAGGCAACCGTCCGGCTACTGACCTGGCTTCCATTGATGGGTCTTGGACTGGGTGCGGCCCTGGGGGTGGACCCACTGGCCACCCTGCTGGGAACACCTCCAGGACTGGCGGCACTGTTGGGCGGAGCAGTCCTCACGGTTGCGGGGAGGGCCTGGTCCGCGCGACTTGTAGCGGCGGCCGCCGGGTCAGGAACTCCATGA
- a CDS encoding type II secretion system F family protein yields the protein MSTGLGPGLALFLLLAAGAWLACSSHDRSRQRLRRLSIPVPGAKATAGPGSSHGRGLNDTAMMLELVAAMLDAGAGIGRSLELVAASAAPEYKDSLRPVVSALAIGADWETAWRSSAVRSTGILELRDALAFAALTGAPSSAILYAQAARLRRERFRAGEKRAASLGVKLVVPLGLCSLPAFICLGVVPVLLALVPSGF from the coding sequence ATGAGCACGGGTTTGGGCCCGGGTCTCGCGCTCTTCCTGCTGCTCGCGGCCGGCGCCTGGCTCGCCTGTTCCAGCCATGACCGTTCCCGCCAACGGCTTCGCCGCCTGTCGATTCCGGTGCCGGGTGCAAAGGCCACCGCTGGGCCCGGAAGCAGTCACGGCAGGGGCCTGAACGATACGGCGATGATGCTTGAACTCGTTGCAGCGATGCTCGATGCCGGGGCCGGGATTGGGCGATCGCTCGAGCTGGTGGCCGCCTCGGCGGCACCGGAGTACAAAGACTCGCTGCGGCCCGTGGTTTCGGCGCTGGCCATCGGCGCCGACTGGGAGACCGCCTGGCGCAGCTCCGCCGTCCGCAGCACCGGGATCCTGGAGCTCCGTGATGCCCTGGCCTTCGCAGCCCTCACCGGCGCCCCGTCCTCCGCGATCCTTTATGCCCAGGCCGCAAGGCTTCGCCGCGAGCGGTTCCGGGCCGGGGAAAAGAGGGCTGCCTCGCTCGGGGTAAAGCTGGTGGTTCCGCTGGGCCTGTGCTCGCTTCCTGCCTTCATTTGCCTGGGAGTCGTTCCGGTGCTGCTGGCCCTGGTGCCGTCAGGCTTTTAG
- a CDS encoding DUF4244 domain-containing protein has protein sequence MSTNHRRRQYSASYSAGTSALAASGLRPGPLQSGRGDGRLRNSGGTQYPSSPAPLVDAPSRKASAPTVSAPTTSVPLPGNVVELYPNSVGHGFVGPRSVDSRPVVSGPAGASPKSPRTATLMCSEAGMATAEYAIATLAAVGFAGLLVFILRSDEVRGFLLNLIRTALALP, from the coding sequence ATGTCCACCAACCACCGCCGTCGTCAGTACTCCGCCAGCTACTCCGCCGGGACCTCAGCGCTCGCCGCTTCCGGACTGCGGCCAGGGCCGCTGCAGTCCGGTCGAGGTGACGGCCGCCTTCGTAACTCCGGCGGCACCCAATACCCTTCCAGCCCTGCACCGCTCGTGGACGCACCTTCCAGGAAGGCATCGGCCCCAACAGTTTCAGCCCCGACCACGTCCGTCCCTCTGCCAGGCAACGTGGTGGAGCTCTACCCCAATTCAGTGGGGCATGGTTTTGTTGGTCCCCGCTCGGTGGATAGCCGCCCAGTCGTGTCCGGTCCAGCCGGCGCCTCGCCGAAGTCCCCGCGCACCGCAACGCTGATGTGTTCCGAAGCCGGAATGGCAACTGCGGAGTATGCCATTGCCACCCTGGCCGCGGTTGGGTTTGCCGGGCTGCTTGTGTTCATCCTCCGCAGCGATGAAGTTCGGGGTTTCCTGCTCAACCTCATTCGCACCGCCTTGGCGCTGCCGTGA
- a CDS encoding TadE family type IV pilus minor pilin, with product MNAVVKARGAVTAEFAVALPAVLALLAMLLAGAAAGMTQLRIEEGARAGARALARGDDPAAVERTVRTLAGGSAAASVSADGGWFSVTVTDRVSGPLGSAIPWTLTARATTRSETAGTGVGGGVGGGLTEGAGLK from the coding sequence TTGAACGCAGTAGTCAAAGCACGCGGTGCGGTAACGGCAGAGTTTGCCGTGGCACTTCCTGCCGTGCTGGCGCTGCTGGCCATGCTGCTTGCCGGTGCCGCCGCGGGCATGACGCAGCTGCGTATCGAAGAGGGAGCCCGGGCCGGTGCCAGGGCTTTGGCGAGAGGCGATGACCCGGCAGCGGTGGAACGGACAGTCCGGACGCTTGCCGGCGGCTCGGCGGCGGCATCCGTCTCTGCTGACGGCGGATGGTTCAGCGTCACCGTGACGGACCGGGTATCAGGACCTTTAGGATCCGCCATCCCCTGGACCCTCACCGCCCGTGCCACAACGCGCAGTGAAACAGCGGGGACCGGAGTGGGTGGTGGCGTTGGCGGTGGCCTGACCGAGGGCGCAGGGCTCAAATGA
- a CDS encoding Rv3654c family TadE-like protein, producing the protein MAVMLLLAQSAVLASRAASAADLAALAAADALRGISSGEPCTVAAEVAARHAATVLGCTEGAGQTIEVRTELAERSLLGAATGRARAGPPP; encoded by the coding sequence ATGGCGGTCATGCTGCTGCTGGCCCAGTCAGCGGTACTTGCAAGCCGTGCGGCCTCGGCCGCAGACCTGGCCGCGCTCGCGGCGGCGGACGCACTTCGCGGCATCAGCAGTGGCGAGCCCTGCACGGTTGCCGCCGAGGTGGCAGCCCGCCACGCGGCAACGGTCCTCGGCTGCACCGAGGGGGCGGGACAAACCATTGAGGTGCGGACCGAGCTTGCGGAGCGCTCACTGTTGGGCGCGGCCACCGGTCGTGCCCGGGCCGGACCTCCACCATAG
- a CDS encoding DEAD/DEAH box helicase — protein MNPHDSLIPLLGRGPDPEQLRHVHTIPAREAVHAPWPEWLHPDIAEAYGSLGIREPYLHQVDAANAAHSGQHVVVATGTASGKSLAYQLPALDAIHRSELQVLADPGKIHDDGAVTLYLSPTKALAADQLNAIRALKLPTVRAETYDGDTDPAARRWIRDHANFILANPDMLHFGILPNHAWWAGFFRRLRCVIVDEAHSYRGVFGSHVANLMRRLRRICAYYGAGTAFPEPVFIAASATASEPDVSFSRLIGAPVKPVSSDCSPHGATTVALWEPALTEVRGENGAKERRTAVAETSDLLANLVSARIRTIAFIKSRRGAETISAITKRLLDEVDPSLPQRVAAYRSGYLPEERRAVEKALRSGQLLGVSSTSALELGIDISGLDAVLVAGWPGTRASLFQQIGRAGRAGQDAIAAFVASDDPLDTFLVNHPEAIFDVSVEATVFDPSNPYVLGPHLCAAAAELPLGPAELDLFGGTAEMLLDRLVAQGYLRRRPAGWFWTHSQSAAAMVNLRADGGGPVSIVDAETGSLLGTMDSPQTHYQAHTGAVYVHQGDTYVVEDLNEDDHCVMVRRANPDFYTTARDVTQIEVLDTVRTMQWGDVTVHFGDVKVTTQVVSFQRKALISNEVLGEEPLELGARELFTKAVWFVVDNRSLTGAGLIEAQFPGALHAAEHAAIGLLPLVASSDRWDIGGVSTALHADTGVPTIFVYDGHPGGAGFAERGFDKAMVWLAATRDAIKACECEAGCPSCVQSPKCGNKNNPLDKAAAVTLLDVLLKDATEAVPVEQEARN, from the coding sequence GTGAACCCCCATGACTCCCTGATTCCTTTGCTGGGCCGCGGCCCGGACCCGGAGCAGCTTCGTCATGTCCATACCATCCCCGCGCGGGAGGCGGTCCACGCACCATGGCCTGAGTGGCTGCATCCGGACATCGCTGAGGCATACGGCTCCCTCGGCATCCGGGAGCCATACCTGCATCAGGTGGATGCGGCCAACGCAGCCCACTCGGGCCAGCACGTCGTGGTGGCTACCGGAACCGCATCCGGAAAGTCCCTGGCGTACCAGCTGCCGGCGCTGGACGCGATCCACCGGTCCGAGCTGCAGGTGCTCGCGGACCCGGGAAAAATCCACGACGACGGCGCCGTCACCCTCTACCTCTCCCCCACCAAGGCCCTGGCAGCCGACCAGTTGAACGCCATCCGTGCCCTCAAACTGCCCACCGTCCGGGCCGAAACCTACGACGGCGATACTGATCCGGCCGCGCGCCGGTGGATCCGGGACCACGCCAACTTCATCCTGGCCAACCCGGACATGCTGCACTTTGGCATCCTTCCCAACCACGCCTGGTGGGCAGGGTTTTTCCGCCGGCTGCGCTGTGTAATCGTGGATGAGGCCCACAGCTACCGCGGCGTGTTCGGATCGCATGTGGCCAACCTGATGCGGCGGCTCCGCAGGATCTGCGCCTATTACGGGGCAGGAACGGCGTTCCCGGAGCCCGTGTTCATTGCGGCCTCCGCCACCGCTTCGGAGCCCGATGTCTCCTTCTCCCGCCTCATCGGCGCCCCCGTAAAGCCGGTGTCCAGCGACTGTTCGCCTCACGGGGCCACCACCGTGGCATTGTGGGAACCGGCGCTGACCGAAGTCCGGGGCGAGAACGGAGCCAAGGAGCGGCGGACCGCTGTTGCGGAGACTTCGGACCTGCTGGCCAACCTGGTGTCAGCCCGGATCCGCACCATTGCCTTCATCAAGTCCCGGCGCGGGGCCGAGACCATCTCCGCCATCACCAAACGCCTCCTTGACGAGGTGGATCCCAGCCTTCCCCAGCGGGTGGCGGCCTACCGTTCCGGATACCTGCCGGAGGAACGGCGTGCTGTGGAAAAAGCCCTGCGTTCAGGGCAGCTGCTGGGCGTTTCCAGCACATCCGCCCTGGAGCTGGGCATCGACATCTCCGGCCTTGACGCCGTCCTGGTGGCCGGCTGGCCGGGCACGCGCGCATCGCTGTTCCAGCAGATAGGCAGGGCCGGCCGCGCGGGCCAGGACGCCATTGCGGCGTTTGTGGCCAGCGACGATCCGCTGGACACGTTCCTGGTGAACCACCCCGAAGCCATCTTCGACGTATCGGTCGAGGCGACCGTCTTTGACCCGTCCAACCCCTACGTGCTCGGACCGCACCTGTGCGCGGCGGCAGCGGAACTTCCGCTGGGACCTGCCGAGCTTGACCTCTTCGGCGGAACCGCCGAAATGCTCCTGGACCGGTTGGTGGCACAGGGCTACCTCCGGCGGCGGCCCGCGGGCTGGTTCTGGACCCACTCGCAGAGCGCCGCCGCCATGGTCAATCTCCGGGCCGACGGTGGCGGGCCGGTCAGCATCGTCGACGCCGAGACCGGTTCCCTCCTGGGAACCATGGACTCGCCGCAGACCCACTACCAGGCGCACACCGGAGCGGTGTACGTCCACCAGGGCGACACCTACGTGGTGGAGGACCTGAACGAGGACGACCATTGCGTCATGGTGCGCCGGGCAAATCCCGACTTCTACACCACTGCACGGGATGTGACCCAGATCGAGGTGCTGGACACCGTGCGGACCATGCAGTGGGGTGATGTCACGGTCCACTTCGGCGACGTGAAGGTCACCACGCAGGTTGTCTCCTTCCAGCGCAAAGCCCTGATTTCCAACGAGGTCCTTGGGGAGGAGCCGCTTGAGCTGGGTGCACGTGAGCTCTTCACCAAGGCGGTCTGGTTTGTGGTGGACAATCGTTCGCTGACCGGGGCCGGACTGATTGAAGCGCAGTTCCCCGGTGCCTTGCACGCAGCGGAACACGCAGCAATCGGGCTCCTGCCCCTCGTTGCGTCCAGCGACCGCTGGGACATCGGCGGGGTTTCCACGGCACTGCACGCCGACACCGGAGTGCCCACCATCTTCGTGTACGACGGGCACCCCGGCGGCGCAGGGTTCGCTGAGCGTGGCTTCGACAAGGCCATGGTGTGGCTCGCGGCCACCCGGGACGCCATCAAGGCCTGCGAGTGCGAGGCGGGCTGCCCGTCCTGCGTCCAGTCCCCAAAGTGCGGAAACAAGAACAACCCGCTGGACAAGGCTGCCGCGGTGACCCTGCTGGATGTCCTGCTCAAGGACGCCACGGAAGCGGTGCCGGTGGAACAGGAAGCCCGGAACTGA
- a CDS encoding GNAT family N-acetyltransferase has product MSPETLVEDITGLLEVWVAGWAGCRGYRTSTEGRFPSVLRSDTSGEWEVFASEPTADEFAALAARTAESPARVLTVLTNDPSRYADLAARHGLNVTSDTQTMMIVDMETQDAEDPWLSDDELSLSTFEQDGVHYAEVRSGDALAASGRVFVVGDTAVFDKIITEPRFQRRGLGSFIMRALAAQAFGHDVRTGLLLASVDGQKLYSHLGWTTVARVLMLSASHEGADLSLS; this is encoded by the coding sequence ATGAGTCCGGAAACCCTGGTTGAAGACATCACTGGCCTGCTCGAAGTGTGGGTTGCCGGCTGGGCGGGATGTCGCGGCTACCGGACCTCCACGGAGGGCCGCTTCCCCTCCGTGCTCCGGTCCGACACAAGTGGGGAGTGGGAAGTCTTCGCCTCCGAACCCACGGCCGATGAGTTCGCAGCACTGGCCGCCAGGACGGCCGAATCCCCGGCCCGCGTGCTCACCGTCCTCACCAACGACCCCTCCCGGTATGCGGACCTGGCTGCCCGGCACGGGCTGAATGTCACCTCAGACACGCAAACGATGATGATCGTGGACATGGAGACCCAGGACGCCGAGGACCCCTGGCTTTCCGACGATGAGCTGAGCCTGTCCACCTTCGAGCAGGATGGCGTCCACTATGCCGAGGTCCGTTCCGGAGATGCCCTAGCGGCGAGCGGCAGGGTGTTCGTAGTGGGTGACACCGCAGTGTTCGACAAGATCATCACCGAACCCCGGTTCCAGCGCAGGGGCCTGGGCAGCTTCATCATGCGCGCCCTGGCGGCCCAGGCCTTCGGCCACGACGTGAGGACCGGCCTCCTGCTGGCTTCGGTAGACGGGCAGAAGCTCTACTCACACCTCGGCTGGACCACGGTAGCGCGGGTCCTGATGCTCTCGGCGTCCCACGAGGGCGCGGACCTCTCGCTGAGCTGA
- the trhO gene encoding oxygen-dependent tRNA uridine(34) hydroxylase TrhO produces MALNKIVLFYGFTPIADPDAVRLWQRALCEKLGLTGRILISKDGINATVGGEIRAVKQYVKTTREYPGFRGIDVKWSDGGAEDFPRLSVKVRDEIVSFGAPGELKVDADGVVGGGKHLKPEQLHELVEARKQDGEDVVFFDGRNAFEAQIGRFKDAVVPDVATTHDFIKELDSGKYDALKDKPVVTYCTGGIRCEVLSSLMVNRGFKEVYQLDGGIVRYGEAFKDQGLWEGSLYVFDKRMHLEFSEDAKTIGACARCSAPTNKFENCSNPSCRTLTLYCAECAASPETLRCPDGCAAA; encoded by the coding sequence GTGGCTTTGAACAAGATTGTGCTCTTTTACGGCTTTACCCCCATCGCCGATCCCGATGCGGTGCGGCTCTGGCAGCGCGCGCTGTGCGAGAAGCTGGGCCTGACCGGCCGCATCCTCATCTCCAAGGACGGGATCAACGCCACGGTGGGCGGGGAAATCCGCGCCGTTAAGCAGTACGTCAAAACCACCCGGGAATACCCCGGCTTCCGCGGCATCGACGTGAAGTGGTCCGACGGCGGCGCGGAGGACTTCCCGCGGCTCAGCGTCAAGGTGCGGGACGAGATCGTCTCCTTCGGTGCTCCCGGAGAACTCAAGGTGGACGCGGACGGAGTGGTCGGCGGCGGGAAGCACCTCAAGCCCGAGCAGCTGCACGAGCTCGTCGAGGCCCGGAAGCAGGACGGCGAGGACGTGGTCTTCTTCGACGGACGGAACGCGTTCGAAGCGCAAATTGGCCGGTTCAAGGACGCGGTGGTCCCGGACGTGGCCACCACCCATGACTTCATCAAGGAGCTGGACTCCGGCAAGTACGACGCCCTGAAGGACAAACCGGTGGTCACCTACTGCACCGGAGGCATCCGCTGCGAGGTGCTCTCCAGCCTGATGGTGAACCGCGGCTTTAAAGAGGTGTACCAGCTGGACGGCGGCATCGTCCGGTACGGCGAAGCATTCAAGGACCAGGGACTTTGGGAAGGCTCGCTCTACGTCTTCGACAAGCGGATGCACCTGGAGTTCAGCGAGGACGCCAAGACCATCGGTGCGTGCGCCCGCTGCTCCGCACCCACCAACAAGTTCGAGAACTGCTCCAACCCCAGCTGCCGGACCCTGACGCTGTACTGCGCCGAGTGTGCGGCCAGCCCCGAAACCCTCCGCTGCCCGGACGGCTGCGCAGCGGCGTAG